The Myxococcus virescens region GGACGTGCGTGCCCGGACGTCTGGACGGGAAACCGCCTGCGCTTTCACCCGTGCCTCCTTGTCAGCTCAAGCCAGGCCAGATGCCCCCTGAATCATCGATACAGAATAGCCAGACTCCCAGACGAGGCGGACGGCCTGACAGGTTCTACGCATTCCACCCACCGCACCAAGGCCTTCTCACGCCCGTATGAAATCCGACACCATTCCGACACATAAAGTGCGAGCAGTCTTCACGGAAGGCGAACTCATCTGACGGACATGGGGGCTCCGCAGTGGCCAGTTTTTCCGCCGTCTACTCGGTAGGTGACTCGCTGGTCTCGTACCTGCGGCACGCCTATGAGTTGTCTCGGGAAGACGATGGGCTCCCGGCCTGCAGCTTCAGTCTCGTGCCCAGCACGACCATGGCTGGAAGTGAGACCAACGCTCCGCCGATAGACACGCCCGGCGTCACGCTCTTCCTCTACCGCGTCTCCGTCAACGAGCACCTGCGCAACGAATCCAGGCCGGAGGGCCCCCCGCCGCTCGCCCTGGACCTGCATTACCTGCTCACCGTCTGGGCAGACTCCGTCGACGTCGAACACCGCCTCATGGCCTGGGTCATGTTGCGATTGCACATGCATAAGGCGCTGAGCGCCTCGGACCTCACCCCCGCGGGAGCCTGGGGACCCGATGATCTCGTGCAGATCATCCCCGCGGAAATCAGTCACGAAGACCTCGCCCGGCTCTGGGATGCCTTGCGCCGCCCCTACCGGCCCAGCCTGACGTACGTGGCGCGCGTGGTGTGCATCGACGTGCAGGGCAAGCCGGCTGGAAGACCCGTGGTGGCGCGTCGCTTCGACTTCACGAACGAGGTTCCCAGGCGATGAGGATGGAGCGCATCGAGAGCCGGGCCCTCGCCGGCATCCGCCTCCTCGACGCGGAGACGCTGCGCCCTGTCGCTGAGCCCGTCACCCTCTCCGGAGAAGGCATTCGCATCCTGCGAAACACGAGCGGGCTGCTCGTGGTCGCGGCGGCGCCAGGCTTCGCCGACTACACGGAGCATTTCGAGCCACCGGAGATACCACCGCCCCCCACGCCCTTCACGCTGGTGGCGAGCGACGCCTCCCGTCGCTACCTGGACCGGAGCTTCACCCTGGTGCTGCCGCGAAGCACGACCCCACCGCCCCCAGGACAGCCGCTGCCCGCTGACTCGGTCTTCCGGCCCGTGGACGTCACGCTCTACCCCTCCCCATTGATGCGCCCCTCCGTCCGCAGCGCCGTGGTGCGGCTCCGGGTGGAGGATGCGCACGGCAAGCCGCTGTCCAGCGCGCTCGTGTCCCTGACCCTGGCCTCGCCGAGCATCGAGCGGTGGGGCCTGTCGAACCACAACGGAGATGCGCTCATCCCCATCGCTGGCATCCCCGTCGCGAACTGGAGCAACCCCGAAGCCCCGCCCCACTTCACCTTCAGCATCCGGGCCGCATGGGCTCCTTCGCCGTTGCCCCCCGACCCTGATTCGCTCGCCGCCGCGTTCCAGCCATTGAGCAGCACCCTGGAGATAGCCGCTGGCGAAGAGGTGACCGCCACCATCCAGCTCACCTGGGCCAATCCATGACTGTTGACCCTGACGGCGCGGCTGCGCGCCACGTAACCACGAAGAGAGGGGGCTCGCGTGCCTGAATATCTCGCACCTGGTGTCTACGTCGAAGAGACGAGTTTCCGAGCCAGGTCCATTGAGGGAGTGAGTACCAGCACCAGTGGCTTCGCGGGTCCTGCTCGCAAGGGTCCCACGAATGGCACGCCGGCGCTCGTCACGAGCTTCGCCGAGTTCATCCGGCTGTTTGGGGGTCTTGGCGATCTGGACCTGACCGGTACGGACGAAACGACGAACTACCTGGCGCACTCGGTGCGTGCGTACTTCAACGAAGGCGGCGCGCGCCTCTACGTGGCGCGGGTCTTCTCGGGCACGCCCGCCAGCGCCACCGCCCAGGCGGAGGTCATCCCCAACGCCAACGCCGACCTGCGCGCGCGCTTCACCGCACGGTTTCCGGGCAGCGGCGGCAACGGCACCATCACGGCGCAGGAGGTGCTGACGCCTGCCACGGTCGGTGCCATGCGGCGCGCGCCTGTTGGCAGCATGGTGCGGCTGAATCAGACCGCGGCCTCCGCCGCGCGCGTGGTGGGCACCCTCCCGCCGCCGTTCAGCCTCCCTGACGGCACCACGCTCACGCTCCAAATCGATGGAGGCCCGGACGTCACCCTCACCTTCCTGGGCCGCAACGCCGAGGCGGGTGCGACCGCGGAGCTCGACCCTACCACCACGTTCCTTGAAGCCAACAGCACGCTCACCGTCACCCTGGGCGGACAGGTGCAAACGCTCACCCTGCCCACCGACGGCCCGCTGACGCCCTTGGAGGTCGTGGACCACCTCAACCGGCAAATCCGCGGCGGCTATGCCCGGCTGAGCGGCGCTGATGACGCGGCGCCCGCCGGACGGCTCATCCTGGGCACGGACGCCCGAGGCACCCAGGCGCTCATCGAAGTCTCCGCGAATCCCCAGCTCAAGCTGGACGCCCAGACGGTGGACAACGCGGCGGACCCGGCGAACAACAACGTGGGCGACCTGGGCGAGGTGACGCTGGGCGACCTCCAGGCCTTGCTGGGCGCCAACGCGAATGCCTCGGTCGAGGACAGCAAGCTCGTCATCTCCCACCCGGTTCCTGGTGCCGGTCACACGCTGGAGGTGACGGCGGTCAGCTCCAGCGCGCTCGGTCTCGACGCGCCCACGGTCGAACCCGGCGCGGACGGTACGCCCGGCGAGACGTGGTGGGTGAAGCAGGCGGACAGTACCTGGTCCAACGGAAGTGACACGCTCCCCCTTCCGGCGGATGCGGCCTCCCAGTTCCAGCAGCTCCCGGGAGGGAGCAGCTTCGTCACGTTGACCGTCATCACCCAGGACGCGGATGGGCAGGAACGGAGCTACGAAGGGCTGGGACTCGACCGTTCCCACCCGCGCTACCTCGGCAGTGTGCTCACGCCCACGCCAACGACGCTCTCCGAGCAGATGGAGCGGCTGTACGCGTTCGAGGCAGGCACCAGCGTGTCGGTGTTCGCGCTCCGCGCGGCCCTGGCCTCGGGGCCGTTCGCGCTCACGGGAGGCACGGACGGTTCGGCGCCCGGTGCCGCACAGTATGACGACGCCCTGGACCGCCTGGGAGGTGTGGAGGACATCTCCATCATCGCCGCGCCAGGCTCGTCCGCCTATGCGTCGGCGCAAGCCGTGCGGCTGAGCCTCATCAGCGCGGCGGAGAAGCGCCGTGCGTACCGCGTGGCCGTGCTCGACACGCCGCGCGGACTGGGCCCCCAGGACGCGATGGACGTGCGCGCGCAGCTCGACTCCACCAAGGCGGCGCTCTACTACCCATGGGTCGTCGTGGCCAACCCGCTGGCCCGTCCCGACGCCGCGGACGTCCCCCGTGAAATCGCGCTGCCGCCTTCCGCGTTCGTGTGCGGCATCTACGCGCGAAGCGACATCGAGCGTGGCGTGTTCAAGGCCCCCGCGAACGAGGTGGTCCGTGGCGCGCTGCGCTTCGAGCAGGACATCAACTTCGCGCAGCAGGAGACGCTGAACCCGCAGGGCATCAACTGCCTGCGCTTCTTCCCTGGACGCGGCTACCGCGTGTGGGGCGCCCGCACCATCAGCTCCGACCCGGAATGGAAGTACGTCAACGTCCGGCGCTACTTCAACTTCCTCGAGCGCTCCATCGACGAGGGGACGCAGTGGGCGGTGTTCGAGCCGAATGGCGAGCGGCTGTGGGCCAACATCCGGGAGACGATCGGCAGCTTCCTGGAGAACCAGTGGCGCACCGGCGCGTTCCTCGGCACCGAACCCAGGCAGGCGTTCTTCGTCCGGTGCGACCGGACCACCATGGACCAGAACGACCTCGATAACGGGCGGCTGGTCTGTCTCATCGGCGTCGCGGTGGTGAAGCCCGCCGAGTTCGTCATCTTCCGCGTCGGCCAGAAGACGGCGGATGCCCGGACCTAACGCAAAGGACCAGTCGCCATGACCACCCGTCCCACGCCCTACGGCGCCTTCAACTTCGAAGTCAGCTTCGATGGAACGTCCTTCGGTGGATTCTCCGACGTGTCCGGGCTGAACACCGAAATCACCCTCTCCGAGTACCGCGACGGCAACGACCCGGAGAACCATGTGCGCAAGGTCCCCGGTCCCTTCAAGACCGGGGACGTGACGCTCAAGCGCGGCATCGTCGACTCCCGGGCCATCTGGAGCTGGGTGGAGGACGTGCGCCGCAACGGTCCACTCGGGCGCAAGGCGGCCGTCACCATCCGGCTGCTCGACGAGGCGCGCAACCCCGTGCAGTCCTGGAAGCTGGTGAACGTCACCCCCATGAAGTTCTCCGGCCCCACGCTGGCCGCCAAGGGGGGCGGAGACGTGGCCATGGAAGAGCTCGTCCTCTCCGCTGAAACGGTGCGGATGGGCTTCCCGGACGTGGACTGAGCGGAGCGCAATGGGGGACCCAGGTCCATGCGGCGCCTGACTTTCGAAGCGACAGAGCGCGTGGCGCCCAGCGCGCCCGAGCGGATGGACGTGGCCTGCTTCGTCGGCTTCGTCCGCCGTCGTCCGGAGTCGCCCGTGGCGGCGGCCCTGTCGCGCTACTTGTTCGAGCAAGGGTGGATGACCGCCCCCACGCTCCGCGTGGACCCCAGCGATCCGCAGCATCCCCTCACCGACGTCCCCCTGCCCTTCGAGAGCTTTGGCGCCTTCGAGCGGCACTTCGACTGGCGAGCGCGCACCGGCCTCACGCCCGATGAGCCCACGGCCCTGGGGGCGGCGGTCCGCGCCTTCTTCGCGCAGGGGGGACGCAAGTGCTACGTGATACGGATGGCGGACCCGCTCCCTCCGGAGCAGGACCGCCCGACACGGCTCCAGCGCCTCAATCTGCTGCTTCCGGGCAGTCGGCTGCCCGCGCCTCCTGGAATGGAGCATGCCGCGTCCGCCATCGACCGGACGACGTGGCACGGCGCGGCGCACCTGTTTGGCCTGCCCGACGTCTCCTTCCTGTGCCTTCCGGACCTGCCAGAGCTGGTCGCGGAAGTGCCCGAGCCCCTGCCCGTTCCCCGCCTCCCGCCCCTCGGTGCTCCTGGATTTGGCCCGTGTGTGATTCCCCTGGGAGAAGCCGGACCCCAGTGGCGCACGCCGGAGCGCGAGGCGCCGCGTTGTGACCTGACCGGCTACCAGGACTGGGCCGGCTTCCTCGCCATCCTCGCGGAGCTGCTGCGTGACCGGCGCCTGCGAGAGACACACCTGATCGCATCGCTGCCGCTCCCCTCCGCCAGCCTCGTCTTCGATACAGCGGCCGGGAAGCGCACCGCGATGCAGGACATGGGGCGGTTCCTGCACGAGCACGGCCTCCTCCTCCCGTTCCAGAGCGCCTTCATCCAGCTCGCCTATCCCTGGCTCCAGACCGCTGGCTCCGTGGGCCTGCCGGAGAACCTCGAGGCGCCGGAGGGCGTCCTGACGGGCGTCCTGGCGCGCAATGCGCTGCTGAGAGGGACGTTTCGGAACACCCTGGGGCTGTCGCTGGTCGATGTGCGACGTGTCTTCCCGATTCCCTCGACGCGGGACCTGACGCCCCGGCTTCCGGAAGCAGGCCCGAGGGGACTTGTCGAGCGCGTGTCCTTGTTGGGCCCAACGCCGCTCGGGCTGCAGGTGCTCTCGGATGTGACCTCCAGCAACATGGCCAGCCACCGGCAGGCGCCGGTGAGCCGGTTGCTATCCTCGGTCCTCAGGGCCGCGCGGCAGATGGGCGTGGACCTGACGTTCTCGGCCTCCAACGAGACCACCTGGCGGGAGCTCCGCTACCAGTTCGAGGCCATGCTGGGCCGATACTACGAAGCGGGTGCGCTGCGCGGAGCGAACCGCGGCGAGGCGTTCTCCGTGCGGTGCGACCGGACCACCATGACCCAGGACGACCTGGATGCAGGCCGCCTCGTCGTCATGGTCGAGTTGGATCCCGCGGCCTCACTCGAACGCTTGCACGTGAGGCTTTCGTCGCTGGAGGGCGGCGTCACGCTACGGCAGGAGGACGCCGCATGAGCGATGCGACCTTTGTCCTGCACACCTTCCGCTTCGAGCTCGCGTTCCAGCCGGAGCCGCTGTCCGGAAGCGGCGGGGGCGACGCTCCGGTGGATGGCGCGTTCTCCGAGTGCTCCGGGCTGGAGGCCACGATGGAGCCGCGCGTGATTCAGGTCGGTGGCCACAACCTGGGCGCCGTTCAGCGCGCAGGTCCCGTGACCTTCGGCACGGTGGTGCTCAAGCGGGGCATTTCGGAAGGAGAACGGCTGCTGCGCTGGTTCGCGCGAGTCACGTCGGGAGACTACGGCTACCGCTGCACGGTGCGCATCCGACTCAAGGCGCCGTCGGAGAACGGCGAACTGCGGACGGTGCTCACCTACAAGCTCGACCGGGCCCTGCCCGTGAAGTTCAAGGCGGCCGACTTCAACGCTCGGGCGACCGAGGTCGGTATCGAAGAACTGCACCTCGTCCACGAGGGGCTGACCCTCGAGGAGGAATGAGCCCATGCGAGACAGGACTCCCGAGAGCGCGAGCTTCATCAACGAGAGCAACGGCCAGGAACTCCCGGTGCACTTCAATCCGGGCTCGCTCCAGTACACCGTCAACAACAAGCTTCAGAACGTCCGTGGCCAGGAGTTTCAGCAGTTCGTCGCGGAGAGCAACGCGAAGCTCTCGATGGAGCTGGTGTTCGACACCACGGACACGGGAGCCAACGTCTGCGACCAGACCATCCGGATCGCACGGATGATGGGGACCAAGACCCAGATTCCTCCGGACGTCACGTTCCGCTGGGGCGCGTTCGAGTTCACCGGACTGGTGGAGACCTATCAGGAGACCATCGACTTCTTTTCGGCTGATGGCATCCCGCTGCGTTCAACGGTGGCGCTGGGAATGACGCGGCAGCAGCAGATCTTCTCGCGAGGCGCTGAGGGAGAGCGCTCGCGGCAAGTGGCCGCGGCTCCCAACCAGCCCATCCCGCGCGCGGTCGCGGAGCAGAATGGCGAGGACAATCCGCGCTTCCCCAGTCAGGACGTGATGACCGTCGACCCTTCCGTCCCGCTGGCCTCGCCCGCCGCGTTCGCCACAGGCGCACCTGGAGGCGCCTTGGGGGCCGGCGCCGGGGCTGGGTTTGGCATGGGGGGTGGAATCGGCGCGGGGGCTGGCTTCGGCGTTGGCGGTGGATTCAGCGCGGGCGCGGGGCTGGGCCTCGGCGGCGGAATGGGCGCGAGCGGGATCTTCGCTGCCGGCGGTGGCTTCTCGGCGGGTGGGGGCTTCTCGGCCGGCGGTGGCTTCTCGGCGGGTGGGGGCTTCTCAGCCGGCGGTGCCTTCTCGGCCGGCGGTGCCTTCTCAGCGGGCGCCTCGTTCGGAGGCAGCGCCACCTTCACCGCGGGGGCAGTCGCGGGAGGCTCAGCCTCATTCGGCGTGGGTGCGTCCGCATCGAGCCCGATCTTCTCCGCGGGAGCGTCGTTCTCCGCTGGAGCCAACTTCCCCGCGACCACGGGGGCATCCGCCTCGGGCTGGACCGCGAATGCCTGGGCTGGCGCGCAAGCCTCCGCGGGCCTCTCGGCCACAGCAGGCGCGTTCGTGGGACTGCGTGCCGGTCCTCCACGCACCTCCATCCGGCTGGAGACCGTGCGCTCCACCGGGCACGTGGACACCTACACCTACGAAACCACCGGAGACGGCCTCTTCGAGCTCGGAGGACGTGCCCGAGTCACCAGGCCCCGCTTCGGCGCGACCCTGCCCCCCAGGGGCCGCCTCCGCTTCGAGGGAGATTGAGCCATGTCCATCGTCTTCGACGAGGTCCAGGGGTCCGTCGTCTCGGGTTCCACGCCAGACGCGAGCCAGCGTCCGGCCCCGGAGCCAGCGCTCACGCCGCCACCCGTGGATCCGACATCGATTGCCCGTGCCATCCGGCTCCTCACGCAACGCAAGGCCCGCCTCTTCGCCGACTGAGTCCGCTCCCCGTTCTCCATGACTGACGCCACGTCACAGCCAGAACATCACCGCCCCACGGTGCGCATCTTCGGCAAGGCCGACGCACGCGTCACCGGTCTGGTCAGCAGCATGCGGGTCGAGGAAGCCGAAGGCGGCCTGTGCTCGCTCGAGCTGCGCTTCGAGGCAGTCGCCCGCTACGCCGACACCGTGGCCGAGCAGGTCTTCGAGGACGAGCAGTTGCTCAGGCTCGGGGCCTCCATCGGCATCTACACCGGTCCCGAGAGCGCCCCTCAGGAGATTTTTCGCGGCGTCATCACCGGAATCGAAGCCGTGTTCTCGCACGACTCCGCGCCGGAGTTCGTCGTGCTCGCCGAGGACGCACTGCAGAAAGCAAGGCTCGCGCGGCGCACGCACGTCCACAGCGACCTCAAGCTGGCCGAGCTGGCGGAGAAGCTCGCCCGGGACCTGGGCCTGACGCCCATCATCACAGGCCTTCGCGAGTCCCTGGGCCTCCAGGTCCAGTGGAACGAAAGCGACCTGGCCTTCGTGCGGCGATTGCTGGCCACACGGGATGCGGACCTGCAGGTGACGGGTGACGAGCTCCACGTCTCCGCACGGAGCGCGGTGCGCCGGGGCACCTTGGAGCTGACCCTCTACTCCGAGCTCCGCCGGGTGCGCGTCACGGCGGACCTGGCGCATCAGGCCACCCAGGTCACCTGCACCGGGTGGAACGCCATCCAGGGGGCCGCGGTCTCCGGCCAGAGCGCCGGCTCGCGTCCCGGCCCGGGCGCGGGTCGTACCGGCGCGGAGCTGCTCCCGCAGACGCTGGGCCCTCGGACAGAGCACCTCGGGTCGCTGCCCGTGTCCACCAGCGACGAGGCCACCGCCATCGCCAGGGCCGCCTTCGATGCGCGCGCCCGGCGCTTTGTCCGCGTCGACGCCACCGCGGAGGGCACCCCCGCGCTCCGCGTGGGGACGCACGTGAGGCTCAGCGGCATGAGCGCTCGCTTCGACAACACCTA contains the following coding sequences:
- a CDS encoding DUF4255 domain-containing protein yields the protein MASFSAVYSVGDSLVSYLRHAYELSREDDGLPACSFSLVPSTTMAGSETNAPPIDTPGVTLFLYRVSVNEHLRNESRPEGPPPLALDLHYLLTVWADSVDVEHRLMAWVMLRLHMHKALSASDLTPAGAWGPDDLVQIIPAEISHEDLARLWDALRRPYRPSLTYVARVVCIDVQGKPAGRPVVARRFDFTNEVPRR
- a CDS encoding phage tail sheath subtilisin-like domain-containing protein produces the protein MSTSTSGFAGPARKGPTNGTPALVTSFAEFIRLFGGLGDLDLTGTDETTNYLAHSVRAYFNEGGARLYVARVFSGTPASATAQAEVIPNANADLRARFTARFPGSGGNGTITAQEVLTPATVGAMRRAPVGSMVRLNQTAASAARVVGTLPPPFSLPDGTTLTLQIDGGPDVTLTFLGRNAEAGATAELDPTTTFLEANSTLTVTLGGQVQTLTLPTDGPLTPLEVVDHLNRQIRGGYARLSGADDAAPAGRLILGTDARGTQALIEVSANPQLKLDAQTVDNAADPANNNVGDLGEVTLGDLQALLGANANASVEDSKLVISHPVPGAGHTLEVTAVSSSALGLDAPTVEPGADGTPGETWWVKQADSTWSNGSDTLPLPADAASQFQQLPGGSSFVTLTVITQDADGQERSYEGLGLDRSHPRYLGSVLTPTPTTLSEQMERLYAFEAGTSVSVFALRAALASGPFALTGGTDGSAPGAAQYDDALDRLGGVEDISIIAAPGSSAYASAQAVRLSLISAAEKRRAYRVAVLDTPRGLGPQDAMDVRAQLDSTKAALYYPWVVVANPLARPDAADVPREIALPPSAFVCGIYARSDIERGVFKAPANEVVRGALRFEQDINFAQQETLNPQGINCLRFFPGRGYRVWGARTISSDPEWKYVNVRRYFNFLERSIDEGTQWAVFEPNGERLWANIRETIGSFLENQWRTGAFLGTEPRQAFFVRCDRTTMDQNDLDNGRLVCLIGVAVVKPAEFVIFRVGQKTADART
- a CDS encoding phage tail protein — its product is MTTRPTPYGAFNFEVSFDGTSFGGFSDVSGLNTEITLSEYRDGNDPENHVRKVPGPFKTGDVTLKRGIVDSRAIWSWVEDVRRNGPLGRKAAVTIRLLDEARNPVQSWKLVNVTPMKFSGPTLAAKGGGDVAMEELVLSAETVRMGFPDVD
- a CDS encoding phage tail sheath protein produces the protein MRRLTFEATERVAPSAPERMDVACFVGFVRRRPESPVAAALSRYLFEQGWMTAPTLRVDPSDPQHPLTDVPLPFESFGAFERHFDWRARTGLTPDEPTALGAAVRAFFAQGGRKCYVIRMADPLPPEQDRPTRLQRLNLLLPGSRLPAPPGMEHAASAIDRTTWHGAAHLFGLPDVSFLCLPDLPELVAEVPEPLPVPRLPPLGAPGFGPCVIPLGEAGPQWRTPEREAPRCDLTGYQDWAGFLAILAELLRDRRLRETHLIASLPLPSASLVFDTAAGKRTAMQDMGRFLHEHGLLLPFQSAFIQLAYPWLQTAGSVGLPENLEAPEGVLTGVLARNALLRGTFRNTLGLSLVDVRRVFPIPSTRDLTPRLPEAGPRGLVERVSLLGPTPLGLQVLSDVTSSNMASHRQAPVSRLLSSVLRAARQMGVDLTFSASNETTWRELRYQFEAMLGRYYEAGALRGANRGEAFSVRCDRTTMTQDDLDAGRLVVMVELDPAASLERLHVRLSSLEGGVTLRQEDAA
- a CDS encoding phage tail protein yields the protein MSDATFVLHTFRFELAFQPEPLSGSGGGDAPVDGAFSECSGLEATMEPRVIQVGGHNLGAVQRAGPVTFGTVVLKRGISEGERLLRWFARVTSGDYGYRCTVRIRLKAPSENGELRTVLTYKLDRALPVKFKAADFNARATEVGIEELHLVHEGLTLEEE
- a CDS encoding phage late control D family protein — its product is MTDATSQPEHHRPTVRIFGKADARVTGLVSSMRVEEAEGGLCSLELRFEAVARYADTVAEQVFEDEQLLRLGASIGIYTGPESAPQEIFRGVITGIEAVFSHDSAPEFVVLAEDALQKARLARRTHVHSDLKLAELAEKLARDLGLTPIITGLRESLGLQVQWNESDLAFVRRLLATRDADLQVTGDELHVSARSAVRRGTLELTLYSELRRVRVTADLAHQATQVTCTGWNAIQGAAVSGQSAGSRPGPGAGRTGAELLPQTLGPRTEHLGSLPVSTSDEATAIARAAFDARARRFVRVDATAEGTPALRVGTHVRLSGMSARFDNTYYVVRASHRYDTLHGYETDFEAECAFLGEP